taggcacttggtgccgcagctaaacgtcgcctcccttccctccccctccccccgacggcctttcgcgcgtcggaagaaggcgcgtttgctctacatatatggagattgtgaaggaggaaagagacgcctacttctgcagcccttaagggagcacggcgcagaacgcgcgtttgttctccgctgtgggttcactccccgtgaaagcgcgcgtccctcgccccctttcactcgcacatacagcgttcggcggcgcgcggcgacgatttcatctccattgacgtcatacggaacctcacggcgacggcgacggcaacggcgacgccgacggcagaaatctgctttggagtgtccatataattgctatcgcaataaaattaaatgatTCGAGAGATTGGGTTCCTTTTTCGCAATCTGGATCAGAGGTGATTACCGCAATTTGAAACCAATAAGCCCTAGCAAATCGGACCCAAGTATACCTAACCTTGCAAAAAGCGAGAAAACAGTGCATTCATCGAGGTTCACTAATTAAATGCGACACAAATACTGCATTGCATGTAAAGAAATGTGTGTGAAAGAGGTCAGTTCAAGATATTTTTTTACTGCAGTTCCAGGTTTTGAGTAAGGACCCACCAATGTTCTTCAAGTATTATAGGATGTCGCCAGACAAGTTCGATTTCCTGCACCGGTTCGTCATGAACGACCTCATCAGGCAGTTTTTGTGCCGAGAACCACTCTGCTCAGAAGAGAGGTTGGCCATTACCATCAGGTGTAGCAAGGCATTAAAACAATGTTTATTATATCTCAGTTACCTCCACGTTTATGTGAAAACCCACTTTTTCATGCAGGTACCTCTCTTCAGGAATGGCCATAAAGCAAGTCGCAATGGTTTTTCGAGTGGCACCTGCGACTTGTCGGCTGGTCATTCATGAGACTTGCAGAGTATTGCGGAATCGACTAAAGCCACTTTATCTGCCTGTGAGTATATGCTATACAAGCTATTACGAACAAACATATCAACAGCTGGACTTGTGTGGTATTATGGGCCTAATTAATGTAATTGATGGGGTGCAGCGCATTTAGGCAACACTGGGGAGTATCGGTGACGACAAAGTGGAGGACGTGGCTACAACAAACTGAAGTGAAATGCACGAGTCGCCAACTAAATGTGCTGTAAACCTTGACATGTGCACGTCTCTTTCCGTGACACAGGTGCCAGGACTTGCGCTCTGGCAGGAAGTGGCAGAAGGCTTTGCGAAGCGTTGGAATTTTCCAAACTGCCTTGGAGCAGTAGATGGCAAACACATACAGATAAAGGCACCTCCAAACTCTGGTAGCAATTACTACAACTACAAGGTATCTATATCATGCATGAGGGTTATTCTGGTCAGATGTGACGACGCtgttctgcttttctttttcagggAACATTCTCCATTGTGTTGATGGCAGTGGCTGACGACAGCTACAAGTTCGTTATGGTAGTTGTCGGGGCTCCAGGCCGGCACAGTGATGGGGGTGTGTTTAAGGCAACGTCATTCGGCAAGGGCCTTATGAAAAATTGCCTAAACTTGCCAGCCCCAGCACGCCTCCCGAAGAGCAACAAGGTGGCACCTCACGTATTTGTGGGCGATGAAGCATTTCAACTGAGGCAGGATTTTATGCGGCCCTACCCTGGAAAAGGACTGCAGCCAAGCCAAAAAGTATTTAACTATAGGCTAAACAGAGCAAGGTAACATGAAAATAATTACTTTGGTTGCAATGTTGAGCTTGTGTTTGAAATGAAACAGCCATGCTTGTTATTATTTATATGGCTGGACAGCCTGCGACTAGCAGATTATTAACCTGCTAAGTGTTTTTGTTCCAGGCGCATTGTCGAAAATGCCTTTGGGATTCTCGTGGCACGATGGAGAGTACTTCTTGGCCGCCTCAACCTCCTGCCAAGCAACGCAACACATGTTGC
This Dermacentor silvarum isolate Dsil-2018 chromosome 6, BIME_Dsil_1.4, whole genome shotgun sequence DNA region includes the following protein-coding sequences:
- the LOC125946293 gene encoding uncharacterized protein LOC125946293, with amino-acid sequence MGVIRRLLLLKKKLLLLKLRELEEKKRKRKLWVPGLALWQEVAEGFAKRWNFPNCLGAVDGKHIQIKAPPNSGSNYYNYKGTFSIVLMAVADDSYKFVMVVVGAPGRHSDGGVFKATSFGKGLMKNCLNLPAPARLPKSNKVAPHVFVGDEAFQLRQDFMRPYPGKGLQPSQKVFNYRLNRAR